A window of the Gemmatimonadota bacterium genome harbors these coding sequences:
- a CDS encoding SusC/RagA family TonB-linked outer membrane protein: MNRLTSTKVLLLAVFLAVPGLLQAQMRTVSGLVSDGGSSQPVAGVQIMVMGTTRGTLTDAQGRFSLPVPEGSTHLVFTYIGFKSVEMLISDNMEVVLEPQALGLEGIVVTALGVQREKRSLGYSVQDISGAQLTEVPEINLVNSLQGRIAGVHVTAAGPTGGSSRIVIRGASSIAGDNQPLFVVDGVPVDNSAPRNTGYGGIDYGNAIQDIDPANIESISVLKGPNAAALYGSRASNGAVVITTKSGRTSRGFSITSSFTTENPLRLPSYQNVYGQGVDGEFRFVDGAGAGTWDFVDESWGPKMDGRLIDQFTGPNQPWLPQPDNVRSFFRTGLTSHTNLSFEQASERGNVRLSLSNMMVEGMAPGEAIDRVGVALKGGTTVSNRLSTQASLNYSTQQGENRMGTGYDEDNPMQSFIWFGRQVDMDALRNFRCTGTEMSSCDPDGGQYNWNYNYHNNPFWEQLVNTNEDQRDRLLGHVSATYQLNDWITATGRVGRDWYRENRKKVTAFNSLDDAGDGGFTQTSIFRSETNADMILTAARQLTPDVSLDVTAGGNIRTNDYETSGVSVGALTAPGIYTIDNASETPNPTDFESHKKVRSVYALASFNYRGYLNVDLTGRNDWSSTLPEDNRSYFYPSVSSAFVFSDALDLESDVFSSGKIRASWTRVGNDTNPYQMTSVYNAQQAFGSVPMFAVPNELPNLGLKPEETTAYEFGADIGLFNERLGFVLTHYRSNTKNQILGVQISATSGFTNQVLNAGEVENWGYELLVRATPVRLENGFQWDATLNWSKNNSEVKNLYGDLETLVLGTYWSMNIEARKGEPYGVMYGNGYLTDENGTWLLDSRGRPRSDPERRILGNYNPDWFGGFQNRFSYGPLDLSVLVDGQRGGDIFSVTNWFGEYAGVLESTLRGREDDFCDPGIIVDGIMPDGSVNGDGVDDVMVCPESYFGRNWGNQQAGINDATYFKLRELRLGYSLPDGVLDRFGFSSGSVAVIGRNLFLWAPNMPNIDPETAFDASNVQGIEFGQFPSARSLGFSISIQP; the protein is encoded by the coding sequence ATGAACCGTCTCACTAGTACGAAAGTGCTCCTCCTGGCCGTGTTCCTCGCCGTGCCTGGGCTTCTGCAAGCCCAGATGCGCACGGTGTCTGGACTCGTGTCGGATGGAGGCTCGTCACAACCCGTGGCCGGCGTGCAGATCATGGTCATGGGCACGACTCGGGGAACCCTAACGGACGCGCAGGGTCGGTTCTCACTGCCCGTTCCGGAGGGATCCACACACCTCGTCTTCACCTACATCGGCTTCAAGTCGGTCGAGATGCTGATCTCCGACAACATGGAGGTCGTCCTGGAGCCGCAGGCGTTGGGGCTCGAGGGCATCGTGGTCACCGCGCTCGGCGTTCAGAGGGAGAAGCGGTCCCTCGGCTATTCGGTGCAGGACATTAGTGGTGCCCAGCTCACCGAAGTGCCCGAGATCAACCTCGTGAACTCTCTGCAAGGTCGGATCGCGGGCGTGCACGTCACAGCAGCTGGGCCCACCGGGGGCTCGTCACGCATCGTGATCCGTGGCGCGAGCTCCATCGCCGGGGACAACCAGCCCTTGTTCGTCGTGGACGGCGTGCCGGTCGACAACTCGGCTCCACGGAACACGGGGTACGGCGGCATCGACTACGGCAATGCGATCCAGGACATCGACCCGGCCAACATCGAGTCGATCAGCGTGCTCAAGGGCCCCAACGCCGCGGCACTCTACGGCTCGCGTGCATCGAACGGGGCCGTGGTAATCACGACCAAGTCCGGCCGCACCTCGCGCGGCTTTTCGATCACGTCGAGTTTCACGACCGAGAACCCGCTCCGCCTCCCGAGCTACCAGAACGTCTACGGCCAAGGGGTCGATGGGGAGTTCCGCTTCGTGGACGGTGCGGGCGCCGGGACCTGGGACTTCGTCGACGAGAGTTGGGGGCCGAAGATGGACGGCCGCCTCATCGACCAGTTTACAGGGCCGAATCAGCCATGGCTGCCACAGCCCGACAACGTGCGCAGCTTCTTCCGCACCGGCCTGACCTCGCACACGAACCTGTCGTTCGAGCAGGCGAGCGAACGCGGCAACGTGCGCCTGTCCTTGAGCAACATGATGGTCGAAGGAATGGCGCCAGGCGAAGCCATCGACCGAGTGGGTGTGGCGCTCAAGGGCGGCACGACGGTATCGAACCGGCTTTCGACCCAAGCATCGCTCAACTATTCGACTCAGCAGGGCGAAAACCGTATGGGCACCGGGTACGACGAGGACAATCCGATGCAGAGCTTCATCTGGTTCGGGCGCCAAGTCGACATGGACGCTCTACGTAACTTCCGCTGCACAGGGACCGAGATGAGCTCCTGCGACCCCGACGGCGGTCAGTACAACTGGAACTACAACTACCACAACAACCCATTCTGGGAGCAGTTGGTCAACACCAACGAGGACCAGCGGGACCGGCTGCTCGGTCACGTGTCCGCGACGTATCAGCTCAACGATTGGATCACCGCAACCGGCCGCGTCGGTCGAGACTGGTATCGGGAGAACCGCAAGAAGGTCACCGCGTTCAACAGTCTCGATGACGCGGGTGACGGCGGCTTCACTCAGACATCGATTTTCCGTTCTGAGACGAACGCCGATATGATCTTGACCGCGGCCCGGCAGCTCACGCCCGATGTGTCGTTGGACGTAACCGCCGGCGGCAACATCCGGACGAACGACTACGAGACGTCCGGAGTGTCGGTCGGCGCGCTCACGGCGCCCGGCATCTACACGATCGACAACGCGTCCGAAACGCCAAACCCCACGGACTTCGAGTCGCACAAGAAGGTGAGGAGCGTTTACGCCTTAGCGAGCTTCAACTACCGCGGCTATCTCAACGTCGATCTCACGGGCCGCAACGACTGGTCTTCCACTCTTCCCGAGGACAATCGCTCGTACTTCTATCCCTCGGTCTCATCAGCGTTCGTCTTCAGCGACGCGCTCGATCTCGAGAGCGACGTGTTCAGCTCCGGTAAGATCCGCGCGAGCTGGACGCGGGTCGGGAACGACACGAACCCCTACCAGATGACGTCGGTCTACAACGCTCAACAGGCGTTTGGCTCGGTACCGATGTTCGCGGTGCCGAACGAGCTACCGAACCTCGGGCTGAAGCCTGAAGAGACCACAGCGTACGAGTTCGGCGCCGACATCGGACTCTTCAACGAGCGTTTGGGCTTCGTGCTCACGCACTACCGCAGCAATACGAAGAACCAGATCCTCGGTGTGCAGATCTCGGCGACGAGCGGATTCACGAACCAGGTACTCAACGCGGGTGAGGTCGAAAACTGGGGATACGAGCTCCTGGTGCGGGCCACGCCGGTTCGCCTCGAGAACGGGTTCCAATGGGACGCGACGCTCAACTGGAGCAAGAACAACTCCGAGGTCAAGAACCTGTACGGCGACCTCGAGACCTTGGTTCTGGGCACGTATTGGAGCATGAACATCGAGGCTCGGAAGGGTGAGCCTTACGGCGTGATGTACGGCAACGGTTACCTGACCGACGAGAACGGCACCTGGCTGCTCGATTCCCGTGGACGGCCGCGATCCGATCCGGAACGGCGGATCCTGGGCAACTACAACCCGGACTGGTTCGGCGGTTTCCAGAACCGGTTCAGCTACGGGCCTCTCGACCTGAGCGTGTTGGTCGACGGCCAGAGGGGCGGAGACATCTTCTCGGTCACGAACTGGTTCGGCGAGTATGCGGGGGTGCTCGAGTCTACGCTCAGGGGCCGGGAGGACGACTTCTGTGATCCGGGCATCATCGTGGACGGCATCATGCCGGACGGCAGCGTCAACGGCGACGGCGTCGACGACGTGATGGTATGTCCGGAGAGCTACTTCGGTCGTAACTGGGGCAATCAGCAAGCGGGCATAAACGACGCGACGTACTTCAAGCTGCGCGAGCTCCGCCTCGGTTACAGCCTGCCGGACGGAGTCCTGGACCGCTTCGGGTTCTCCAGTGGGAGTGTCGCAGTGATCGGCCGTAACCTGTTCCTGTGGGCGCCCAACATGCCGAACATCGATCCGGAGACCGCTTTCGACGCCAGCAACGTGCAAGGCATCGAGTTCGGGCAGTTCCCGTCCGCCAGAAGCCTCGGCTTCTCCATCTCCATCCAGCCGTGA
- a CDS encoding SusD/RagB family nutrient-binding outer membrane lipoprotein, with protein sequence MNRAMLTKRVLVAGLVLVMSACDEGLTEINLNPNAPTDVGAQFLLPQAIRASVEATFGSSQMLSHTAIWPQHAVQLQYPDEEEGIVRASRMQAYWDGYYAGSLADIQMVIDKGREIGNANIEGVGMIWKSWIFHIATDLWGDLPYSEALAGADGVTTPAYDTQQQVYAGLLQTLGGGAAMLSSGSSVLGSGDVLYGDDMEKWRRFGNSLRMRLAMRMSEVDAATARSEFVAAYNAGGFLSNDDNAMLSWPGSPYRNPLFEDWQGRDDHGISATMVDTLKSMADPRLALYAEPATEDGEYRGLQNGDITPELSLAWYSRIGNHWRSGGAATPTAVMTYSEVMLLAAEAAHRGWIAGDPATLYADGIRANMTQYSAANSPTTVEIDAYLAQPVVAYDAATGLEQIQLQQWIGLFMNGSEAWAHVRRTGLPALQAGPDLTLSRIPVRFKYPDLEQSLNAANLAAAVSRQGGGLDLVTPVWWQIN encoded by the coding sequence ATGAACAGAGCCATGCTAACCAAGCGGGTACTGGTCGCCGGTCTCGTGCTGGTGATGAGTGCTTGTGACGAAGGATTGACCGAGATCAACCTGAACCCCAACGCGCCGACCGACGTCGGCGCACAGTTCCTGCTGCCTCAGGCGATCCGCGCCTCCGTGGAAGCCACGTTCGGCAGCAGCCAAATGCTGTCTCACACGGCCATCTGGCCACAGCACGCAGTCCAGCTCCAGTACCCGGACGAGGAAGAGGGAATCGTCCGTGCCAGCCGCATGCAGGCGTATTGGGACGGCTACTACGCGGGTTCCCTCGCCGACATCCAGATGGTAATCGACAAAGGCCGGGAGATCGGAAACGCCAACATCGAGGGCGTAGGCATGATCTGGAAGAGTTGGATCTTCCACATCGCGACGGACCTGTGGGGCGACCTACCGTACTCCGAAGCACTAGCGGGGGCGGACGGAGTCACCACGCCGGCGTACGATACGCAACAGCAGGTCTATGCCGGTCTCCTGCAGACGCTCGGGGGCGGAGCGGCCATGTTGTCCAGTGGATCCTCCGTTTTAGGATCCGGTGACGTCCTGTACGGGGACGACATGGAGAAGTGGCGCAGATTCGGCAACTCGCTGCGCATGCGTCTCGCGATGCGGATGTCCGAAGTCGACGCGGCCACAGCCCGATCCGAGTTCGTGGCGGCGTACAACGCCGGCGGCTTCCTGAGCAACGACGACAACGCGATGCTCTCTTGGCCGGGTTCGCCCTACCGCAATCCTCTCTTCGAGGATTGGCAGGGACGTGACGACCACGGCATCAGTGCCACCATGGTGGACACGCTGAAGTCGATGGCTGACCCGCGCCTCGCGCTGTACGCGGAACCGGCTACGGAGGACGGCGAGTACCGCGGTCTCCAGAACGGTGACATCACGCCGGAGCTGTCGCTGGCTTGGTACTCACGCATCGGTAACCACTGGCGCTCCGGCGGGGCCGCGACGCCCACCGCGGTGATGACGTATTCCGAGGTGATGCTGCTGGCGGCTGAGGCCGCGCACCGCGGGTGGATCGCGGGAGACCCGGCCACGCTCTATGCCGACGGCATCCGCGCCAACATGACGCAGTACAGTGCGGCCAACTCGCCGACGACCGTGGAGATCGACGCCTACCTGGCACAACCCGTGGTCGCATACGACGCCGCGACCGGTCTCGAGCAGATCCAGCTTCAGCAGTGGATCGGGCTCTTCATGAACGGAAGCGAGGCGTGGGCCCACGTGCGCCGGACCGGCCTTCCGGCCCTGCAGGCGGGTCCCGATCTGACGCTGAGCAGGATCCCGGTGCGGTTCAAGTATCCGGACCTGGAACAGTCGCTGAACGCGGCCAACCTCGCCGCTGCGGTCTCCAGGCAGGGCGGTGGCCTCGACCTCGTGACTCCTGTGTGGTGGCAGATCAACTGA
- a CDS encoding CopD family protein: MTTAYFLTVTLHVLATLVWLGGMLFFALIAPILRDIEDDALRASLFGSLGRRLRTVGWVCIAVLLATGVGQLHLRGWWGGAFWGTPGFWGSALGSALAWKFGLVAMMLTVQGVHDFWLGPAAGRARAGSEEARSLRMRAAWLARANALFALLLVYFAVKVARGG, from the coding sequence GTGACGACAGCCTACTTCCTGACCGTGACTCTGCACGTGCTCGCCACGCTCGTGTGGCTCGGTGGCATGCTCTTCTTCGCGCTCATCGCGCCGATCTTGCGCGACATCGAGGACGATGCGCTGAGGGCGAGCCTCTTCGGGTCTCTGGGCCGGAGGCTTCGGACCGTGGGATGGGTGTGTATCGCCGTGCTGCTCGCCACTGGTGTCGGCCAATTGCACTTGCGCGGTTGGTGGGGTGGCGCGTTTTGGGGAACGCCAGGGTTTTGGGGCAGCGCGCTCGGTTCTGCGCTGGCCTGGAAGTTCGGCCTCGTGGCGATGATGCTCACTGTGCAGGGCGTGCATGACTTTTGGCTCGGGCCAGCCGCCGGGCGCGCCAGAGCGGGCTCCGAAGAGGCGCGCTCGCTCCGGATGAGAGCAGCCTGGTTGGCGCGAGCGAACGCGCTCTTCGCATTGCTGCTGGTCTACTTCGCGGTGAAGGTGGCACGGGGCGGGTAG
- a CDS encoding nitrate reductase — protein sequence MQFRSVFIAVFLGTSLILAAVLINRARPAVETGQPSADFVRATGRCASCHMQETGGIVHQFERSVHAGRGVTCLDCHQVLDRQEPLDHRGFTITVMPTSQNCAACHATQYDQFLRSRHAAPAWAAVLGSTGFSEDVIAASELLHPGAVRRAPNPLALLEGASASEVGCQGCHDIGRPNLDGSVGKCTECHSAHSASVSLAREPATCGQCHMGPDHSQLEIYNESKHGVLFNSQRASQNLHADPRTLSTADMSVPTCATCHMSGLDGMGFTHDVTERLSWWLFAPISERRPTYLQGQAEMKTLCQKCHTAPRVEAFYEAAETVVTSTNEKVQAAMDLMAELADEGLITAEPFDASIDFVFFDLWHYYGRTAKHGAFMGGADFVQWHGNYELLAKMVEMEELAAEMRGLR from the coding sequence ATGCAGTTCCGCAGCGTATTCATCGCGGTTTTTCTCGGTACATCGCTAATCCTGGCGGCGGTGCTGATCAACCGAGCCCGTCCTGCCGTGGAGACGGGCCAGCCGTCCGCCGACTTCGTGCGGGCCACCGGACGATGCGCTTCGTGCCACATGCAAGAGACTGGCGGGATCGTGCATCAGTTCGAGCGTAGCGTACACGCGGGGCGAGGCGTGACGTGTCTCGACTGCCACCAGGTGCTCGACCGTCAGGAACCGCTCGACCATCGGGGCTTCACGATCACCGTAATGCCTACGTCGCAGAACTGCGCGGCGTGTCACGCGACTCAGTACGACCAGTTCTTGCGCAGCCGACACGCTGCACCGGCATGGGCAGCGGTACTTGGGAGCACCGGCTTCAGCGAGGATGTGATCGCCGCTTCCGAGCTTTTGCATCCGGGGGCGGTCAGACGGGCGCCGAACCCGTTGGCGCTTCTGGAAGGTGCCAGCGCGTCCGAGGTGGGCTGTCAGGGGTGTCATGACATCGGCCGGCCGAACCTCGACGGATCCGTCGGGAAGTGTACCGAGTGCCACTCCGCACACTCCGCGTCGGTTTCGCTGGCCCGGGAGCCCGCCACCTGCGGTCAGTGCCACATGGGTCCGGACCACTCCCAGCTGGAGATCTACAACGAGTCCAAGCATGGGGTGCTTTTCAACTCGCAACGCGCGTCACAGAACCTGCACGCCGACCCGAGGACGCTCTCCACGGCGGACATGTCCGTCCCGACCTGCGCGACCTGCCATATGAGCGGGCTCGACGGCATGGGGTTCACGCACGACGTGACCGAGCGACTTTCGTGGTGGCTCTTCGCCCCGATCTCAGAGCGGCGCCCGACCTACCTGCAAGGCCAGGCGGAAATGAAGACGCTGTGTCAGAAATGTCACACAGCCCCGCGCGTGGAGGCCTTCTACGAGGCCGCCGAGACCGTCGTCACTTCCACCAATGAGAAGGTGCAGGCGGCGATGGACCTGATGGCGGAGCTGGCGGACGAGGGCCTCATCACGGCCGAGCCGTTCGACGCCTCCATCGACTTCGTCTTCTTCGACCTCTGGCACTACTACGGACGCACGGCCAAGCACGGCGCGTTCATGGGCGGTGCGGACTTCGTGCAGTGGCATGGGAACTACGAGCTTCTGGCCAAGATGGTGGAGATGGAGGAGCTTGCCGCGGAGATGAGAGGACTGCGTTGA
- a CDS encoding NarK/NasA family nitrate transporter, with translation MKERPVAWRVLALNTTAFTVCFACWMLNGVLVTFLVENGVFDWDAAQMGTLIGIPVLTGSVMRLPLGMFTDKFGGRPVYTALMLLCAVPMYLLSRVDSYNGYMLASLGFGLTGTAFAVGIAFSSVWFTRERQGTALGIFGAGNAGAALTAMGAPSVLRWLTDDGQNLEGWRTLPVYYAITLVVMAILFYVFTENKKPEAAAQRTVMQMLRPLKDVRVWRFGLYYFLVFGGFVALAQWLVPYYVNVYSMTIVTAGLLTSLFSLPGGVIRAFGGYLSDKLGARSVMYWTLSVIGVCCLALFFPRMEIESPGSGVMATRGGTVTVVSDTEIRVGEDLYPLQSMVLSEIDESETHLMPVIRSWHVPEVEVGQLVERRSLLASGVTNIFFQANVWVFTIFVFIIGIAMGIGKAAVYKYIPEYFPEEVGVVGGMVGVIGGLGGFFCPIIFGYLLRGIGLWTTTWIFFFFVTLACLVWLHITVMRISKRETHIEQVG, from the coding sequence ATGAAGGAGCGGCCGGTGGCCTGGCGAGTCCTGGCCCTCAACACGACCGCGTTCACCGTCTGCTTCGCGTGCTGGATGTTGAACGGCGTGCTCGTGACGTTCCTGGTCGAGAACGGAGTGTTCGACTGGGATGCGGCTCAGATGGGCACGTTGATCGGCATCCCCGTCCTCACCGGGTCGGTCATGCGTCTCCCGCTGGGCATGTTCACCGACAAATTCGGGGGCCGCCCCGTCTACACGGCGCTCATGCTCCTGTGCGCCGTGCCGATGTATCTGCTCAGCCGTGTGGATTCGTACAACGGCTATATGCTCGCCAGCCTCGGCTTCGGCCTGACCGGCACGGCGTTCGCGGTGGGAATCGCGTTCTCATCCGTCTGGTTCACCCGAGAGCGTCAGGGTACCGCGCTGGGCATTTTCGGAGCAGGCAACGCTGGTGCTGCGCTCACAGCGATGGGCGCGCCGAGCGTGCTACGCTGGCTGACCGACGACGGCCAGAACCTCGAGGGCTGGCGGACGCTTCCCGTGTACTACGCGATCACGCTCGTCGTCATGGCGATCCTGTTCTACGTGTTCACCGAAAACAAAAAGCCGGAGGCCGCGGCTCAGCGTACAGTGATGCAAATGCTGCGGCCGCTCAAAGACGTCCGCGTGTGGCGGTTCGGACTTTACTACTTCCTGGTATTTGGCGGATTCGTTGCGCTAGCTCAGTGGCTCGTTCCCTACTACGTGAACGTCTACTCGATGACGATCGTCACCGCGGGACTACTCACGTCGCTCTTCTCACTGCCCGGCGGCGTGATCCGAGCCTTCGGCGGATACCTGTCGGACAAGTTGGGGGCCCGCTCGGTGATGTATTGGACGCTGAGCGTGATCGGTGTGTGCTGCTTGGCCCTCTTCTTCCCGAGGATGGAGATCGAGTCTCCCGGCAGCGGCGTCATGGCGACACGTGGCGGTACGGTGACCGTCGTGTCGGACACCGAGATCCGTGTCGGGGAGGACTTGTATCCGCTCCAGTCGATGGTCCTCAGCGAGATCGACGAATCGGAGACGCACCTCATGCCCGTCATCAGGTCGTGGCACGTGCCGGAGGTCGAGGTGGGCCAGTTGGTTGAGCGCAGATCGCTACTGGCGAGCGGCGTCACCAACATCTTCTTCCAGGCCAACGTGTGGGTCTTCACGATCTTCGTCTTCATCATCGGAATCGCGATGGGCATCGGGAAGGCCGCAGTCTACAAGTACATCCCCGAGTACTTCCCAGAAGAGGTGGGGGTCGTGGGCGGCATGGTGGGTGTCATCGGAGGCCTGGGCGGGTTTTTTTGCCCGATAATCTTCGGATATCTACTCAGGGGCATCGGTCTCTGGACCACGACCTGGATCTTCTTCTTCTTCGTGACGTTGGCCTGCTTGGTTTGGCTTCACATCACGGTCATGCGCATCTCGAAGCGGGAGACCCACATCGAGCAAGTTGGGTGA
- the narI gene encoding respiratory nitrate reductase subunit gamma, which produces MNALNTFLFVAFPYAAVLVFVVGVSYRYRQKGFTVSSLSSQFLEGKGLFWGSVPFHIGILVVLLGHLTAFLLPQAILAWNRIPLRLIVLEVSAFVFGLTVFVGLVALMYRRLTNARIRAVTTPADIAIELLLLAQVVLGLWIALGFRWGSSWFAADLTPYLWSLVRFSPETSAVFALPWVIKFHIVGAFALVLMVPFTRLMHFIVAPLHYIGRPYQLVIWNWNRRTIRDPGTAWSDARPHNN; this is translated from the coding sequence GTGAATGCGCTCAACACGTTTCTGTTCGTGGCGTTCCCCTACGCGGCGGTGCTGGTCTTCGTGGTCGGCGTCTCGTACCGGTACCGGCAGAAGGGCTTTACGGTGTCGTCGCTCAGTTCGCAGTTTCTGGAGGGGAAGGGCCTCTTCTGGGGGAGTGTGCCGTTCCACATCGGGATACTCGTGGTGCTCTTGGGGCACCTCACAGCGTTCTTGCTTCCACAGGCGATTCTCGCGTGGAACCGGATTCCGCTTCGGCTCATAGTTCTGGAGGTGAGTGCTTTCGTGTTCGGGCTCACCGTGTTCGTCGGACTGGTCGCGCTCATGTACCGGCGGCTGACGAACGCGCGCATCCGTGCGGTGACCACCCCGGCCGACATCGCCATCGAGCTCCTTCTCTTGGCTCAGGTGGTGCTGGGGCTCTGGATTGCCCTGGGCTTCCGTTGGGGCTCGTCCTGGTTCGCCGCCGACCTCACGCCCTACCTGTGGTCGCTCGTGAGATTTTCGCCCGAGACATCAGCGGTCTTCGCACTCCCCTGGGTCATCAAGTTCCACATCGTGGGCGCGTTCGCCCTCGTCCTCATGGTCCCGTTCACTCGCCTGATGCACTTCATCGTGGCGCCGCTTCACTACATCGGGCGGCCGTATCAGCTGGTCATCTGGAACTGGAACCGCAGGACGATCCGGGACCCGGGCACCGCGTGGAGCGACGCGCGGCCACACAACAACTGA
- the narH gene encoding nitrate reductase subunit beta, with protein sequence MDVRSQISMVFHLDKCIGCHTCSIACKNIWTDRKGAEYMWWNNVETKPGTGYPGKWEDQDIYKGGWVKDGDGIELKGAGKRKSLTNIFHNPNMPVIDDYYEPFTYKYLDLIESPAGDDQPTARPISMITGEPMDIKMGPNWDDDLSGTPDYARNDPNLKNLTPEQQKAMFEMERMAFFYLPRICNHCLNAACVASCPSGAIYKRGEDGIVLIDQSVCRGWRMCVTACPYKKTYYNWSTGKSEKCILCYPRIESGHAPACMHSCVGRIRYLGVMLYDADQIEAVASAEESEIVQRQMDMLLDPFDPAVIAASEENGIADSTIHAAQNSPTYKFVKEWNLALPLHPEFRTLPMLFYVPPLLPVMASVTDVDNTEQSKKMNEKAKYWPDNWLYDTSTKEMFGTIDNQRFPIEYMASLFSAGETSWVSDRIKKLMAVRLHRRKVTVGDVDDSVVEAALSDTGLTPQTADDIYYLTSLAKFDDRFVIPAAHREQAIEMMEFTGDVQGSTGFGFKAETAVRGA encoded by the coding sequence ATGGATGTCCGCTCGCAAATCTCGATGGTGTTCCACCTCGACAAGTGCATCGGCTGCCACACGTGCTCGATCGCCTGCAAGAACATCTGGACGGACCGCAAGGGCGCGGAGTACATGTGGTGGAACAACGTCGAGACCAAGCCCGGCACGGGGTATCCCGGGAAGTGGGAAGACCAGGACATCTACAAGGGTGGCTGGGTGAAGGACGGTGACGGCATCGAGCTGAAGGGCGCCGGCAAGCGTAAGAGCCTCACCAACATCTTCCACAACCCCAACATGCCGGTGATCGACGACTACTACGAGCCGTTCACCTACAAGTACCTCGACCTGATCGAGTCACCGGCCGGGGACGACCAGCCGACCGCTCGACCCATCTCGATGATCACCGGCGAGCCGATGGACATCAAGATGGGCCCGAACTGGGACGACGACCTGAGCGGGACGCCGGACTACGCGCGTAACGACCCCAACCTGAAGAACCTCACTCCCGAGCAGCAGAAAGCCATGTTCGAGATGGAGCGCATGGCCTTTTTCTATCTGCCACGGATCTGCAACCACTGTCTGAACGCTGCGTGCGTCGCCTCGTGCCCCTCGGGTGCGATCTACAAGCGTGGAGAGGACGGCATCGTCCTCATCGATCAGTCGGTGTGCAGGGGTTGGCGCATGTGCGTCACCGCGTGCCCGTACAAGAAGACCTACTACAACTGGAGCACCGGGAAGTCCGAGAAGTGCATTCTGTGCTACCCGCGCATCGAGTCCGGACACGCGCCGGCGTGTATGCACTCCTGTGTGGGTCGGATCCGGTATCTCGGCGTCATGCTCTATGATGCCGATCAGATCGAGGCTGTGGCCTCGGCCGAAGAGAGCGAAATCGTGCAACGGCAGATGGACATGCTCCTGGATCCGTTCGATCCGGCTGTCATCGCCGCGTCAGAGGAGAACGGGATCGCCGATTCCACGATCCACGCAGCTCAGAACTCCCCAACGTACAAGTTCGTGAAGGAGTGGAATCTGGCGTTGCCGCTGCACCCGGAGTTCCGCACGCTGCCGATGCTCTTCTACGTTCCGCCGCTGCTGCCGGTGATGGCGTCGGTCACCGACGTCGACAACACCGAGCAGTCGAAGAAGATGAACGAAAAGGCGAAGTACTGGCCGGACAACTGGCTGTACGATACGAGCACAAAGGAGATGTTCGGCACGATCGATAACCAGCGTTTCCCGATCGAGTACATGGCGAGCCTGTTCAGCGCCGGGGAGACGAGCTGGGTGAGCGACCGCATCAAGAAGCTGATGGCGGTGCGCTTGCACAGGCGGAAGGTCACGGTGGGTGACGTCGACGACAGCGTGGTGGAGGCGGCGCTATCCGACACCGGCCTGACCCCTCAGACCGCCGACGACATCTACTACTTGACCTCGTTGGCCAAGTTCGACGACCGCTTCGTGATTCCCGCCGCGCATCGTGAGCAGGCCATCGAGATGATGGAGTTCACCGGTGACGTGCAGGGCAGCACGGGCTTCGGCTTCAAGGCCGAGACCGCCGTGCGGGGGGCCTGA